One region of Salvelinus namaycush isolate Seneca chromosome 3, SaNama_1.0, whole genome shotgun sequence genomic DNA includes:
- the LOC120045095 gene encoding skin secretory protein xP2-like isoform X2 — protein sequence MGMASFQVYAMSEDKTETVRLSPRELSIYAPDPPATHYMDEQPGDLQSGLGVVRVGLLPYVRAVKNAYTSVKVGAVTVYTAGHDTYEFLRDPPPGFFPRVSVITVSGLAGLILARKGPHLMMLGVPLGMATVGMAVCYPTQTVAVVKMTGQKMYAANQYTTSYVASTFKSKPKEVTPPTVSLEKQQAPQAPPAPIPETEIPQAKPLPEAGSSEPVMPAVDEAPPSEPGCAPVPIEESVETAPVPSVETAPVPSVETAPVPSVETAPVPSVETAPVPSVETAPVPSVETAPVPSVETAPVPSVETAPVPSVETAPVPSVETAPVPSVETAPVPSVETAPVPSVETAPVPSVETAPVPSVETAPVEEPAPAPPGEEIPPPAPVEEEAASAAEEAVPAPVEEVAAPPPTAEETASAPVEEAAPPAPTEEPSVIVIVTDGKPKFAPEDEDLYNMRG from the exons ATGGGAATGGCCTCGTTTCAAGTTTATGCCATGAGTGAGGACAAAACAGAAACCGTGCGGCTCTCCCCTAGAGAG TTGTCCATCTATGCTCCAGACCCTCCAGCAACACACTACATGGATGAGCAGCCTGGAGATCTGCAGAGTGGGCTGGGTGTGGTCCGAGTGGGGCTGCTGCCATATGTTAGAGCCGTTAAG AATGCTTATACCTCTGTCAAGGTTGGAGCTGTAACAGTCTATACTGCTGGACACG ATACATATGAGTTCCTGAGAGATCCTCCTCCTGGTTTCTTCCCGAGGGTCAGTGTGATCACAGTCTCTGGGTTAGCTGGTCTGATCCTGGCAAGGAAAG GGCCACATCTGATGATGTTGGGGGTTCCTCTGGGTATGGCCACTGTTGGGATGGCCGTGTGCTACCCCACTCAGACAGTGGCTGTTGTAAAG ATGACTGGGCAGAAGATGTATGCAGCCAACCAGTACACCACCTCATATGTGGCATCAACCTTTAAATCAAAGCCCAAAGAAGTAACTCCCCCAACTGTCAGTCTTGAG AAGCAGCAAGCCCCACAAGCCCCACCAGCTCCAATCCCTGAGACAGAAATACCTCAGGCAAAGCCCCTCCCTGAAGCTGGATCATCGGAACCAGTCATGCCTGCTGTTGACGAGGCTCCTCCCTCTGAACCTGGCTGTGCCCCAGTCCCCATAGAAGAGTCTGTTGAGACGGCCCCTGTGCCTTCTGTTGAGACGGCCCCTGTGCCTTCTGTTGAGACGGCCCCTGTGCCTTCTGTTGAGACGGCCCCTGTGCCTTCTGTTGAGACGGCCCCTGTGCCTTCTGTTGAGACGGCCCCTGTGCCTTCTGTTGAGACGGCCCCTGTGCCTTCTGTTGAGACGGCCCCTGTGCCTTCTGTTGAGACGGCCCCTGTGCCTTCTGTTGAGACGGCCCCTGTGCCTTCTGTTGAGACGGCCCCTGTGCCTTCTGTTGAGACGGCCCCTGTGCCTTCTGTTGAGACGGCCCCTGTGCCTTCTGTTGAGACGGCCCCTGTGCCTTCTGTTGAGACGGCCCCTGTGCCTTCTGTTGAGACGGCCCCTGTCGAGGAGCCTGCCCCTGCACCTCCTGGTGAAGAGATTCCTCCACCTGCCCCTGTTGAGGAGGAAGCTGCTTCTGCAGCTGAAGAGGCTGTCCCTGCACCTGTAGAGGAGGTTGCTGCCCCACCTCCTACAGCTGAAGAGACGGCATCTGCTCCTGTTGAGGAGGCTGCTCCTCCAGCTCCAACAGAGGAGCCATCTGTGATTGTAATAGTAACTGATG GGAAACCCAAATTTGCACCCGAGGATGAAGACCTGTACAACATGCGTGGATGA
- the LOC120045095 gene encoding skin secretory protein xP2-like isoform X1 yields the protein MAPVVKLAAISAAMGMASFQVYAMSEDKTETVRLSPRELSIYAPDPPATHYMDEQPGDLQSGLGVVRVGLLPYVRAVKNAYTSVKVGAVTVYTAGHDTYEFLRDPPPGFFPRVSVITVSGLAGLILARKGPHLMMLGVPLGMATVGMAVCYPTQTVAVVKMTGQKMYAANQYTTSYVASTFKSKPKEVTPPTVSLEKQQAPQAPPAPIPETEIPQAKPLPEAGSSEPVMPAVDEAPPSEPGCAPVPIEESVETAPVPSVETAPVPSVETAPVPSVETAPVPSVETAPVPSVETAPVPSVETAPVPSVETAPVPSVETAPVPSVETAPVPSVETAPVPSVETAPVPSVETAPVPSVETAPVPSVETAPVPSVETAPVEEPAPAPPGEEIPPPAPVEEEAASAAEEAVPAPVEEVAAPPPTAEETASAPVEEAAPPAPTEEPSVIVIVTDGKPKFAPEDEDLYNMRG from the exons ATGGCTCCA GTAGTGAAGCTGGCGGCGATCTCTGCAGCAATGGGAATGGCCTCGTTTCAAGTTTATGCCATGAGTGAGGACAAAACAGAAACCGTGCGGCTCTCCCCTAGAGAG TTGTCCATCTATGCTCCAGACCCTCCAGCAACACACTACATGGATGAGCAGCCTGGAGATCTGCAGAGTGGGCTGGGTGTGGTCCGAGTGGGGCTGCTGCCATATGTTAGAGCCGTTAAG AATGCTTATACCTCTGTCAAGGTTGGAGCTGTAACAGTCTATACTGCTGGACACG ATACATATGAGTTCCTGAGAGATCCTCCTCCTGGTTTCTTCCCGAGGGTCAGTGTGATCACAGTCTCTGGGTTAGCTGGTCTGATCCTGGCAAGGAAAG GGCCACATCTGATGATGTTGGGGGTTCCTCTGGGTATGGCCACTGTTGGGATGGCCGTGTGCTACCCCACTCAGACAGTGGCTGTTGTAAAG ATGACTGGGCAGAAGATGTATGCAGCCAACCAGTACACCACCTCATATGTGGCATCAACCTTTAAATCAAAGCCCAAAGAAGTAACTCCCCCAACTGTCAGTCTTGAG AAGCAGCAAGCCCCACAAGCCCCACCAGCTCCAATCCCTGAGACAGAAATACCTCAGGCAAAGCCCCTCCCTGAAGCTGGATCATCGGAACCAGTCATGCCTGCTGTTGACGAGGCTCCTCCCTCTGAACCTGGCTGTGCCCCAGTCCCCATAGAAGAGTCTGTTGAGACGGCCCCTGTGCCTTCTGTTGAGACGGCCCCTGTGCCTTCTGTTGAGACGGCCCCTGTGCCTTCTGTTGAGACGGCCCCTGTGCCTTCTGTTGAGACGGCCCCTGTGCCTTCTGTTGAGACGGCCCCTGTGCCTTCTGTTGAGACGGCCCCTGTGCCTTCTGTTGAGACGGCCCCTGTGCCTTCTGTTGAGACGGCCCCTGTGCCTTCTGTTGAGACGGCCCCTGTGCCTTCTGTTGAGACGGCCCCTGTGCCTTCTGTTGAGACGGCCCCTGTGCCTTCTGTTGAGACGGCCCCTGTGCCTTCTGTTGAGACGGCCCCTGTGCCTTCTGTTGAGACGGCCCCTGTGCCTTCTGTTGAGACGGCCCCTGTCGAGGAGCCTGCCCCTGCACCTCCTGGTGAAGAGATTCCTCCACCTGCCCCTGTTGAGGAGGAAGCTGCTTCTGCAGCTGAAGAGGCTGTCCCTGCACCTGTAGAGGAGGTTGCTGCCCCACCTCCTACAGCTGAAGAGACGGCATCTGCTCCTGTTGAGGAGGCTGCTCCTCCAGCTCCAACAGAGGAGCCATCTGTGATTGTAATAGTAACTGATG GGAAACCCAAATTTGCACCCGAGGATGAAGACCTGTACAACATGCGTGGATGA
- the LOC120045095 gene encoding skin secretory protein xP2-like isoform X3 → MSSLEICRVGWVWSEWGCCHMLEPLRYTYTIYNAYTSVKVGAVTVYTAGHDTYEFLRDPPPGFFPRVSVITVSGLAGLILARKGPHLMMLGVPLGMATVGMAVCYPTQTVAVVKMTGQKMYAANQYTTSYVASTFKSKPKEVTPPTVSLEKQQAPQAPPAPIPETEIPQAKPLPEAGSSEPVMPAVDEAPPSEPGCAPVPIEESVETAPVPSVETAPVPSVETAPVPSVETAPVPSVETAPVPSVETAPVPSVETAPVPSVETAPVPSVETAPVPSVETAPVPSVETAPVPSVETAPVPSVETAPVPSVETAPVPSVETAPVPSVETAPVEEPAPAPPGEEIPPPAPVEEEAASAAEEAVPAPVEEVAAPPPTAEETASAPVEEAAPPAPTEEPSVIVIVTDGKPKFAPEDEDLYNMRG, encoded by the exons ATGAGCAGCCTGGAGATCTGCAGAGTGGGCTGGGTGTGGTCCGAGTGGGGCTGCTGCCATATGTTAGAGCCGTTAAGGTATACTTACACTATATAT AATGCTTATACCTCTGTCAAGGTTGGAGCTGTAACAGTCTATACTGCTGGACACG ATACATATGAGTTCCTGAGAGATCCTCCTCCTGGTTTCTTCCCGAGGGTCAGTGTGATCACAGTCTCTGGGTTAGCTGGTCTGATCCTGGCAAGGAAAG GGCCACATCTGATGATGTTGGGGGTTCCTCTGGGTATGGCCACTGTTGGGATGGCCGTGTGCTACCCCACTCAGACAGTGGCTGTTGTAAAG ATGACTGGGCAGAAGATGTATGCAGCCAACCAGTACACCACCTCATATGTGGCATCAACCTTTAAATCAAAGCCCAAAGAAGTAACTCCCCCAACTGTCAGTCTTGAG AAGCAGCAAGCCCCACAAGCCCCACCAGCTCCAATCCCTGAGACAGAAATACCTCAGGCAAAGCCCCTCCCTGAAGCTGGATCATCGGAACCAGTCATGCCTGCTGTTGACGAGGCTCCTCCCTCTGAACCTGGCTGTGCCCCAGTCCCCATAGAAGAGTCTGTTGAGACGGCCCCTGTGCCTTCTGTTGAGACGGCCCCTGTGCCTTCTGTTGAGACGGCCCCTGTGCCTTCTGTTGAGACGGCCCCTGTGCCTTCTGTTGAGACGGCCCCTGTGCCTTCTGTTGAGACGGCCCCTGTGCCTTCTGTTGAGACGGCCCCTGTGCCTTCTGTTGAGACGGCCCCTGTGCCTTCTGTTGAGACGGCCCCTGTGCCTTCTGTTGAGACGGCCCCTGTGCCTTCTGTTGAGACGGCCCCTGTGCCTTCTGTTGAGACGGCCCCTGTGCCTTCTGTTGAGACGGCCCCTGTGCCTTCTGTTGAGACGGCCCCTGTGCCTTCTGTTGAGACGGCCCCTGTGCCTTCTGTTGAGACGGCCCCTGTCGAGGAGCCTGCCCCTGCACCTCCTGGTGAAGAGATTCCTCCACCTGCCCCTGTTGAGGAGGAAGCTGCTTCTGCAGCTGAAGAGGCTGTCCCTGCACCTGTAGAGGAGGTTGCTGCCCCACCTCCTACAGCTGAAGAGACGGCATCTGCTCCTGTTGAGGAGGCTGCTCCTCCAGCTCCAACAGAGGAGCCATCTGTGATTGTAATAGTAACTGATG GGAAACCCAAATTTGCACCCGAGGATGAAGACCTGTACAACATGCGTGGATGA